Genomic DNA from Marispirochaeta aestuarii:
TGAGCCGCATAACCATCCAGAGCAGCGAAGAGAGTGCAAAAACCGTACATCAGCAGTTGCTTTCCGACCCGAGTCTCTTCGACGAGATTGCACGCAACCAGTCGAAGGATGCATATGCGGAAAACGGAGGCTATATCGGACAACAGTATTTCTTCTCCCTCTCCACTGAACTGGAATCCGAAGAGAAGGCAGAGGAGATATTTTCTCTCAGCAAAGGCTCGATATCAGAGATAATGTCAACTCCCTTCGGATGGGTCATCTACAAATGCAACGAAGAACCCGTTGCGGCGAACAGAACCAGTGATGAGGATATCGATACCGTTCGCAGTTACATGGAGCGCTTTGAAAAGGGCAGCATCGAGGATTACCTCATTGAACGGGGACAGGCACTTCGAGCCTCGGTCGGAGAAAACGGTCTCAGCGGACTCGAAGCTGAGGGCTGGGAAGACGGAGAGACCGCATCGTTTCCTCTGAATTACGGTAATGTGGAAATCTTTAAAAGCGTGCGTGACGCCAATCAGGATTCCGGAGCCTTTGAGGGTGCGGCCTTCAACGAGTCTTTTCTGGAAACCCTCTTTTCGCTGGAACAGGGAAGTATCAGCGAACCTCTGGTTTTGAACAATATGATCTATCTTTTTGAACTTAAAGAAGAGACCGAAATTTCAGATGAGAATCTCAGCATGCTGGAAAGCTATTACCCCTATCTGGGTCAGCAGTATGCAGAGACTGATATGAGGGCCCTTATCCTGTCCTCCGACAAGCATGAAGATAATTTTGATGCGGTATTCAGCCGCTATTTCCTGAACGGCGAGTAAGAATGTCCACTCCCCGACAATTAGATACCGGGTCGGGGATTACCCTGGAATATCAGGGTAGATTGCTCTATTCGCGGGTCGATCCGAAATCAAGGCCTCTTCGGATTGCCCGCGAAACAGAGCTTGAACCCGAAACCCTCTATCTTATTCCATCCCCTCTGCTTCTCTACGGAATTGAAGAACTCCTTGTACGGCTGCCCGCAAGCTCCTTTGTAGTGCTGCTGGAAAAGGAAGAGTCCCTGGAACAGCTTTCAAGAGAGGTGCTTTCTGGTAAGAAATTAAAGAATTACAGATTTCTCTTTGCAGAACGGAAAGATGCTGAAGGAATAATCGATACCCTGAACGGGCTTTCTCTTTGGCCTTTCAGACGTGTCAAACAGCTTCTTTTAAGCGGAGGGTATAATCTTAACCGTGAATACTACTCCCAGGTTTTCAAGACCCTGGAAGAGGCAGCGCGTATATCCTACCAGGACAAGCTGACGCAGGTCTTCTTTGCCCGCCGCTGGATGAAGAATTTCTTTGCCAACCTCTTCAGCTATGAGAGCCCCCTTCCCTATACCAGCCTGCAGAGTGAAAGACCGGTGCTTGTAGCGGGGGCCGGCGAATCGCTGGAAGCTAACCTTAACCAGATCAAAGAGGCCCGGGACAGGATTTTTCTGCTTTCCGTTGACACGGCCCTGCCTTTTCTGGCCGCAAAGGGTCTTGTTCCGGATGCAGTTGTCGTTCTTGAATCCCAGTTTATCAACCTCAGGGACTTTTACGGGATTCCCACAAAGGACATCCTGTTAATCGCTGATCTTTTTTCCTACCCGAGGGTGTGGCGTCTTCCCTGGAAAAAGAAAATCGCCTTTTTCAGTCGTTTTGCACCCTTACGCTACTTCAATACTCTGGAAAAACATGCCCTGGAGGAGTATGTGCTGCCCCCCTATGGGTCGGTTGGTGTTGCTGCAGTTGCAATAGCGGCAT
This window encodes:
- a CDS encoding peptidylprolyl isomerase, which encodes MAKRDPQHGTKRNTELGGKDHPPKSRMHPWMYIFSVAILVIIVVTFIGGPLVGSTAGGGGIVFGSYDGEDIEFYPGNYLARQRDTIAERIAQSGMDTNLEWIAYQVWRGAYQNTVVHTAVLQKAKESDLQIPGEVIDQALTAYPAYQENGEFSPARYRDTSRTEKASIRKYYREELVSSQVRSDILGGVNSSSQAVDFIKNMATPERSFLYSRIGFSAFPDEMVGNYAEENADLFRKINLSRITIQSSEESAKTVHQQLLSDPSLFDEIARNQSKDAYAENGGYIGQQYFFSLSTELESEEKAEEIFSLSKGSISEIMSTPFGWVIYKCNEEPVAANRTSDEDIDTVRSYMERFEKGSIEDYLIERGQALRASVGENGLSGLEAEGWEDGETASFPLNYGNVEIFKSVRDANQDSGAFEGAAFNESFLETLFSLEQGSISEPLVLNNMIYLFELKEETEISDENLSMLESYYPYLGQQYAETDMRALILSSDKHEDNFDAVFSRYFLNGE
- a CDS encoding 6-hydroxymethylpterin diphosphokinase MptE-like protein, with product MSTPRQLDTGSGITLEYQGRLLYSRVDPKSRPLRIARETELEPETLYLIPSPLLLYGIEELLVRLPASSFVVLLEKEESLEQLSREVLSGKKLKNYRFLFAERKDAEGIIDTLNGLSLWPFRRVKQLLLSGGYNLNREYYSQVFKTLEEAARISYQDKLTQVFFARRWMKNFFANLFSYESPLPYTSLQSERPVLVAGAGESLEANLNQIKEARDRIFLLSVDTALPFLAAKGLVPDAVVVLESQFINLRDFYGIPTKDILLIADLFSYPRVWRLPWKKKIAFFSRFAPLRYFNTLEKHALEEYVLPPYGSVGVAAVAIAASISQNTVYCSGIDFSYRLGKSHARGTQFLFEELCSSTRVSPAGLFVPFFKRPLLRTTGKVSKVLSDLILLNYRLTLKNFIRGSENIYDLNPLGLDIGATYTDRIDVSEVSPQTPVCRETSFRNVSFSWKYLLRQEHDMLSRIYTSGLRYLKGESVDTDFFGLIEERDYLTAHFPDNLHKLPRNPAFAKRLLLAVEGYRIYLSRLLGIPS